The Mesobacillus jeotgali genome window below encodes:
- a CDS encoding DMT family transporter translates to MNNLKIYLILTGVMFLWGLNVTALKVIVGNFPPITITSLRVFTAGVSVFIILFFMKKVRLPSRKEWTYIIGGSILNVTGHHMFLGLGLKVTSAVNGGLILGLGPLLTASMAILFLGRKLTFVRTLGFIFGGIGVSLTVLAGSSGLSGMSIGDFYVFLSILSQAISFIIISKAAKTLDPRLLTGYMLVIGSFMLFLIGLWKEPGGLASLGNGSAGVWSIFFASAIFATAVGHMLYNYAIGQAGPAEASIFLNLNTFLSILFAAIFLGEHITSAHLLGLIFIVSGVIFGSGALEELMLRNKMKRNAA, encoded by the coding sequence ATGAACAATCTTAAAATCTATTTGATTCTTACCGGTGTCATGTTCTTGTGGGGATTGAATGTCACGGCGCTTAAGGTAATAGTGGGGAACTTCCCGCCAATTACGATCACCTCTCTGCGCGTATTCACCGCAGGAGTCTCGGTCTTTATCATTCTCTTTTTTATGAAAAAAGTCCGGCTGCCATCCAGAAAAGAGTGGACCTATATTATCGGAGGCAGCATCCTGAATGTAACTGGGCACCATATGTTTCTTGGTCTTGGTTTAAAGGTAACTTCGGCGGTTAACGGTGGTTTGATTCTCGGTCTGGGGCCCTTGCTGACTGCTTCGATGGCCATCTTATTCCTGGGAAGGAAGCTGACATTCGTCCGGACACTTGGCTTTATTTTCGGAGGAATAGGCGTTTCATTGACTGTGCTGGCAGGAAGTTCAGGTTTATCTGGCATGTCGATTGGGGATTTCTATGTGTTTCTCTCCATTCTTTCACAAGCGATCAGCTTCATCATCATATCCAAAGCAGCAAAAACATTGGACCCCCGACTGTTGACCGGGTATATGCTCGTCATTGGTTCGTTTATGTTGTTCCTGATTGGTTTATGGAAGGAGCCAGGTGGATTGGCAAGCCTCGGAAATGGTTCAGCCGGAGTTTGGAGCATCTTCTTCGCATCAGCGATCTTTGCCACCGCAGTTGGGCATATGCTATACAACTACGCAATCGGCCAGGCAGGACCGGCAGAAGCATCCATATTCCTGAACTTGAATACATTCCTGTCCATCTTGTTCGCAGCCATCTTCCTTGGCGAGCATATCACATCCGCTCATCTGCTGGGCCTGATATTCATCGTATCCGGAGTTATATTCGGTTCGGGAGCGCTTGAGGAACTGATGCTGAGAAACAAGATGAAACGAAATGCAGCTTAA
- a CDS encoding 3-hydroxyacyl-CoA dehydrogenase, which yields MKMSEAIAIVTGGASGLGEATVRRIVEQGGKAAILDLNVESGVALVKELGEQTVFIKTDVTSEEEVSNAIHKSIESFGSINTVVNCAGIGVAGKLLSRKGVHSLDMFSKVISINLIGTFNVIRLASERMSKNEANELGERGIIINTASVAAFDGQIGQAAYSASKGGVVGMTLPIARELASYGIRVMTIAPGLFHTPMFDSLPEEARDSLGKMMPFPQRLGYPEEYAQLAESILTNPMLNGETIRLDGAIRMQPK from the coding sequence ATGAAAATGAGCGAAGCAATAGCAATTGTTACAGGTGGGGCGTCTGGTTTGGGGGAAGCGACGGTCAGGAGAATTGTTGAACAGGGCGGGAAGGCTGCAATTCTTGATTTAAATGTGGAAAGCGGCGTAGCTCTCGTTAAAGAACTTGGAGAGCAGACTGTTTTTATCAAAACAGATGTAACGAGCGAGGAAGAAGTCTCGAATGCGATCCACAAATCAATTGAATCCTTCGGGTCTATCAACACAGTTGTGAACTGTGCCGGCATCGGGGTTGCAGGCAAACTGCTTTCGCGCAAAGGTGTCCATTCACTGGACATGTTTTCAAAAGTAATCTCCATCAACTTGATTGGCACCTTCAATGTCATCAGGCTTGCCTCAGAGCGAATGTCCAAAAACGAAGCGAATGAACTAGGTGAGCGGGGCATCATCATCAATACAGCATCCGTTGCCGCATTTGACGGCCAGATTGGGCAGGCGGCCTATAGTGCTTCAAAAGGCGGAGTAGTCGGCATGACGCTGCCAATTGCAAGGGAGCTTGCTTCATACGGCATCAGGGTGATGACCATTGCTCCTGGACTGTTCCATACGCCAATGTTCGATTCTCTGCCAGAAGAAGCAAGGGACTCTCTTGGAAAAATGATGCCATTCCCTCAGCGACTTGGCTATCCAGAAGAGTATGCACAGCTTGCTGAAAGCATCCTGACAAACCCAATGCTGAATGGCGAAACGATCCGGCTGGATGGAGCCATCAGAATGCAGCCGAAATAA
- a CDS encoding LysM peptidoglycan-binding domain-containing protein, whose protein sequence is MTTKFFRIFMLLLLVAGVSFPLFASAMAEVTFFSQSTATVAYQGNSVPGYVTFELKTSEPTRGYILAVGNGVQTKINLSTTDFKTVHKVEWVPWDDTKKVPLPAGEYQLKAYLSDQGYNQMQGYPLGKLTVVNETNPKPLIDQVSINPSVFAPKYGGTETIQIPFNLNRPAEVQLSIWQNGAEVYGGDKIKLLPGSHSVSWNGKDNAGRVVADGTYDVNFAFIETAYNYPATRQSGQKAGTVTIKDGDYNIPLWRVKQVVTDGFFSSDVISPDGDGINDTVSGQFTLAEPAKVSIYIANAAGAHVKNIFAEQSFQAGTHTFSWDGTDFYGGKAVNGSYYIRAMVIEGASAGYITLTDSVRFEGGYEVKALQPEKRVRVVADNTQLSVYPAGQGYTAVKGDTFPLISETIENGRYEVLVKEGVSGTINVSDVELVADSDVPGVPTTIDYTVVSGDTLWKIAAKFNTTISEIVKLNNLDPNKYLFIGQKLKVPAADSPEPAPQPVIHSVQSGDTLWKIAQKYGTTIDSIVKANNLDPAKYLYIGQKLTIPSSTPNQEPPAVEPVVHEVVSGDTLWKISVKYSTTIDVIVKANNLDPAKYLYIGQKLTIPR, encoded by the coding sequence GTGACAACGAAATTTTTTAGAATTTTCATGCTTTTACTTCTTGTGGCGGGTGTTTCCTTCCCGCTATTCGCTTCTGCGATGGCGGAGGTCACCTTCTTCAGCCAATCCACAGCAACGGTTGCGTACCAAGGGAACAGTGTACCTGGTTACGTTACGTTTGAGCTGAAGACCAGTGAGCCCACCCGAGGTTATATCTTAGCAGTAGGCAACGGGGTTCAAACGAAAATCAACCTTTCTACAACCGATTTTAAAACGGTTCATAAAGTAGAATGGGTACCATGGGACGATACGAAGAAAGTTCCGTTGCCAGCTGGAGAATACCAATTGAAGGCGTATTTGTCTGATCAAGGCTACAACCAGATGCAAGGTTATCCGCTTGGCAAACTGACGGTTGTCAATGAGACGAATCCGAAGCCCTTGATTGACCAGGTTTCCATTAATCCTTCCGTTTTCGCCCCAAAATACGGCGGAACAGAAACAATCCAGATTCCTTTCAATTTAAATCGTCCAGCAGAAGTACAGTTAAGCATCTGGCAAAATGGCGCCGAGGTTTATGGAGGCGATAAAATAAAGCTTTTGCCAGGCAGCCATTCTGTCAGCTGGAATGGAAAGGATAATGCGGGACGAGTTGTAGCGGATGGAACGTATGATGTTAATTTCGCATTTATTGAGACAGCATACAATTATCCGGCAACGAGACAGTCTGGCCAAAAGGCGGGAACGGTTACCATCAAGGATGGCGACTATAATATTCCGCTCTGGAGAGTGAAACAAGTGGTTACGGACGGTTTCTTCTCTTCTGACGTAATCAGCCCGGATGGTGATGGGATCAACGACACTGTCTCAGGGCAATTCACATTGGCTGAACCTGCAAAAGTTTCGATCTACATCGCCAATGCGGCAGGCGCTCATGTAAAAAATATCTTTGCCGAGCAGTCATTCCAGGCAGGAACACATACTTTTTCATGGGATGGAACCGACTTTTACGGAGGGAAAGCCGTTAACGGTAGCTATTATATTAGAGCTATGGTGATTGAAGGAGCAAGCGCTGGTTATATCACTTTAACAGACTCTGTGAGATTTGAAGGCGGCTATGAGGTAAAAGCACTTCAGCCTGAAAAGCGTGTCAGGGTCGTGGCTGATAACACTCAGCTTTCTGTGTATCCGGCAGGACAGGGTTATACGGCTGTTAAAGGCGATACATTCCCATTGATTTCTGAAACAATTGAAAACGGCCGGTACGAGGTGCTGGTCAAGGAAGGTGTATCAGGAACAATCAATGTAAGTGATGTGGAGCTGGTAGCTGACTCGGATGTACCAGGAGTTCCTACCACAATCGATTACACTGTTGTCAGCGGTGATACACTGTGGAAAATCGCAGCCAAGTTTAATACAACCATTTCAGAAATCGTAAAATTAAACAATCTGGATCCCAATAAGTATTTGTTCATCGGGCAAAAGCTGAAGGTTCCTGCTGCAGATTCACCAGAACCAGCTCCACAGCCAGTAATCCACTCGGTGCAATCAGGAGATACTCTTTGGAAGATTGCCCAAAAATATGGGACAACCATAGATTCAATCGTTAAAGCCAATAATCTTGACCCGGCAAAATATTTGTATATTGGTCAAAAGCTTACGATTCCCTCTTCAACTCCGAATCAGGAACCACCGGCTGTCGAGCCTGTTGTCCATGAAGTGGTAAGTGGAGACACACTGTGGAAAATCAGTGTGAAATATTCCACTACGATCGATGTGATCGTGAAGGCGAATAATCTTGATCCGGCAAAATACTTGTATATTGGCCAGAAGCTTACGATTCCACGCTAA
- a CDS encoding sigma 54-interacting transcriptional regulator, producing the protein MIEFRDIVTPVQCQVTEETTLREALGIFKKEKWNLLPVTDAERNLQGVFTRSGLYQMILEGSPLDKSIQPYIKKKARSIRIDTPYREIEQIVKTSMVGTGVVLDEEDKVIGLLTKTDMVVALLKSANTLKDQLETILKHSNIGVLMTDGRMQVVYANDAFAQISGRTVDSIMSRELDEIFPGLLYEDSSPHHYEKFKSILHISSYETVNHEEGKILLFQDISEFEKMAEELETVKKLKLTIETTLENAYDGILMTDEKNMITMVSPPMLELFNLEKSEVLYKPVELVLPQLKLDNVFRSEMAEVSDFNEMNGIRYIVHRIPIKKDGKVIGAIGKVMFRQLNEVSELFKRLQKAENKASFYHQQLQKSESARFTWDHIFSEDPYMEKLKKSAAKAAKGRSTVLVRGESGTGKELFAHAIHNSSARSDGKFVVVNCAAIPEDLLESEFFGYEEGAFTGAKQRGKIGKFDLANGGTLFLDEIGDMSLSLQAKLLRVLQEREFYRVGGNVRVKVDVRIIAATNRNLEEMVKQGEFREDLYYRLNVISLNIPPLRERVQDVEYLITGLMKELNSMLGTSITGISSQAKEALLRYSWPGNVRELRNVLERAMTFAEHGKIQSEDLPDYLLSQLSSTAIKQISLAQDAELGAIKKALTQANGNKAKAARLLGISRSGLYEKIKKYQLSV; encoded by the coding sequence TTGATTGAATTCCGGGATATTGTGACACCTGTCCAATGCCAGGTTACTGAAGAAACAACTTTAAGAGAGGCACTTGGAATTTTTAAAAAGGAGAAATGGAATCTGCTGCCCGTGACAGATGCCGAACGGAATTTGCAGGGAGTTTTTACCCGGAGCGGGCTTTACCAAATGATTCTTGAGGGCAGTCCGCTGGATAAATCAATCCAGCCATACATAAAGAAGAAAGCAAGGTCGATCCGTATTGACACCCCTTACCGGGAAATCGAACAAATTGTAAAAACGAGCATGGTTGGGACGGGCGTTGTTCTTGATGAGGAGGACAAGGTCATCGGTTTACTGACCAAGACCGATATGGTGGTCGCTTTGTTAAAATCAGCGAATACACTCAAGGATCAGCTGGAAACAATCCTGAAGCATTCCAATATCGGAGTGCTGATGACTGATGGCAGGATGCAAGTGGTTTATGCGAATGACGCTTTTGCCCAAATCAGCGGCCGGACCGTTGATTCAATCATGTCCAGGGAACTTGACGAGATCTTCCCAGGCCTGCTTTACGAAGACAGTTCACCACATCATTATGAAAAATTCAAGTCAATTCTTCATATCTCTTCCTATGAAACAGTGAATCATGAGGAAGGGAAGATCCTGTTATTCCAGGATATTTCCGAATTTGAAAAAATGGCGGAAGAGCTCGAGACAGTCAAAAAGCTGAAGCTGACGATCGAGACGACGCTTGAAAATGCATATGATGGAATCCTGATGACTGATGAAAAAAACATGATCACAATGGTCAGTCCGCCGATGCTCGAACTGTTCAACCTTGAAAAATCAGAAGTTTTATATAAGCCAGTTGAGCTAGTACTTCCGCAGCTGAAGCTTGACAATGTCTTCAGGTCTGAAATGGCGGAAGTCAGCGATTTTAACGAAATGAACGGGATTAGATATATTGTCCACCGGATTCCGATCAAGAAGGATGGCAAGGTGATTGGGGCGATTGGAAAAGTGATGTTCCGCCAGTTGAACGAGGTCAGCGAGTTGTTCAAGAGACTTCAGAAAGCGGAGAACAAGGCAAGCTTTTACCATCAGCAGCTGCAGAAATCAGAGTCGGCCAGATTCACCTGGGATCATATTTTCAGTGAAGATCCTTATATGGAAAAATTAAAGAAAAGTGCCGCCAAAGCAGCAAAAGGCAGGTCTACTGTGCTGGTCAGGGGAGAGAGCGGAACAGGGAAAGAATTGTTCGCGCATGCCATCCACAACAGCAGCGCAAGGAGCGATGGCAAGTTTGTCGTCGTCAATTGTGCCGCAATACCAGAGGATCTGCTCGAATCGGAGTTTTTCGGATATGAAGAAGGTGCCTTTACGGGGGCGAAGCAGCGCGGGAAAATCGGGAAGTTTGACCTTGCGAATGGCGGGACGCTTTTCCTCGATGAAATCGGTGATATGTCACTCTCTCTCCAGGCAAAGCTGCTGAGAGTCCTTCAGGAGCGGGAGTTTTATCGGGTAGGCGGAAATGTCCGGGTGAAGGTCGATGTCCGGATTATCGCCGCGACAAACCGGAACCTGGAAGAGATGGTGAAGCAGGGGGAGTTCAGGGAGGATCTCTACTATCGCCTGAACGTCATATCGCTGAACATCCCGCCGCTAAGGGAACGCGTGCAGGATGTCGAGTACTTGATCACCGGTTTAATGAAAGAATTGAATTCGATGCTGGGAACAAGCATCACCGGCATCTCATCACAGGCGAAGGAAGCACTGCTTCGCTACAGTTGGCCAGGCAATGTCCGGGAATTGCGGAATGTCCTTGAGCGCGCAATGACCTTTGCCGAGCATGGAAAAATTCAGTCTGAGGATCTGCCCGACTACTTGCTCTCTCAACTATCCAGTACAGCCATCAAACAAATCAGCCTTGCGCAAGATGCCGAGCTCGGCGCAATCAAAAAAGCCCTTACCCAGGCGAACGGCAACAAAGCAAAAGCTGCAAGACTGCTGGGCATCAGCCGTTCCGGCCTTTATGAAAAAATAAAGAAGTACCAGCTGAGCGTATAG
- a CDS encoding long-chain fatty acid--CoA ligase gives MDIGSYLAQNARKTPGKLAIDCEGRSYTYKQFNEEVNKLAHGLLCLGIRKGERVALMMKNSDQFVFAFFAAAKIGAVIVPVNFRLTASEVHYILEQSGTVLIICDDEFEDIITSSLEGTNTAHVITTGTPKTVGHHSFSHVLSENATNPQIQVSDDDDLEILYTSGTTGRPKGALFDHKRVFNVGLTMMISMGINQEERILHIAPLFHSAQLNLFLISGVVLGATHIIHRDFHPVTTLQAIQQHKITHFFGVPAMYNFMLQVPNASEYDLSSIKRCGYGAAPMAPELVRKSMELFRTDQFYNLCGLTEAGPGGILLGPEGHKHHLGKGGKAAFLTEARVVDEEGKDIKPGAVGEFVLKGESIMKEYYKKPEETAKTIKDGWLYTGDLATIDEEGNITLVDRKKDMIISGGENVYSIEVEEVLYEHPAVMEAVIIGLPDEVWGEAVCAVIVPKQDAIVDEQELKIFCRQKLAGYKVPRKIFIEEALPRNASGKILKYQLRQKLNEVKLG, from the coding sequence ATGGATATTGGATCATATTTAGCGCAAAATGCGAGGAAAACACCGGGGAAGCTTGCGATTGATTGTGAAGGCAGGAGTTATACCTACAAACAGTTTAATGAAGAAGTGAACAAATTGGCTCATGGCCTGCTGTGTCTGGGGATTCGCAAGGGCGAGAGAGTCGCTCTGATGATGAAGAATTCTGATCAGTTTGTATTTGCTTTTTTTGCAGCAGCTAAAATCGGCGCGGTGATTGTGCCGGTGAATTTCCGTCTGACAGCATCCGAAGTCCATTACATACTTGAACAGTCCGGAACGGTCCTGATTATTTGTGATGATGAATTTGAGGATATCATTACATCTTCACTTGAAGGGACAAATACAGCGCATGTTATTACGACCGGAACCCCTAAAACAGTCGGGCATCATTCATTCAGTCATGTCCTTTCTGAAAATGCCACCAATCCACAAATCCAAGTAAGCGATGATGATGACCTGGAAATTTTATATACGTCGGGTACGACCGGCAGACCTAAAGGTGCCTTGTTTGACCATAAACGAGTATTCAATGTTGGCCTGACGATGATGATCAGCATGGGCATCAACCAGGAGGAGAGGATTCTCCACATCGCTCCGTTATTTCATTCGGCCCAGCTTAATCTGTTCCTGATTTCCGGAGTCGTCCTTGGTGCAACTCATATTATTCATCGAGATTTCCATCCAGTCACCACGCTCCAGGCAATCCAACAGCATAAAATAACCCATTTCTTTGGCGTGCCTGCTATGTACAACTTCATGCTGCAGGTGCCGAATGCTTCTGAATACGACCTCTCTTCGATAAAAAGATGCGGATATGGTGCTGCACCAATGGCGCCTGAACTTGTGCGGAAAAGCATGGAACTTTTCAGGACAGACCAGTTCTATAATCTTTGCGGCCTGACAGAAGCTGGTCCTGGCGGAATCCTGCTTGGGCCTGAAGGCCATAAGCACCACCTTGGGAAGGGCGGGAAAGCCGCATTCCTGACTGAAGCCAGAGTGGTGGACGAAGAAGGCAAGGATATCAAGCCAGGTGCGGTCGGCGAGTTCGTCCTCAAAGGCGAGTCCATCATGAAGGAATATTATAAGAAGCCGGAAGAAACAGCAAAAACGATAAAAGACGGGTGGCTGTATACAGGTGACCTGGCAACAATCGACGAAGAAGGAAATATCACTCTTGTTGACCGTAAAAAAGACATGATCATCTCCGGTGGGGAGAATGTGTATTCCATTGAAGTAGAAGAGGTTCTTTATGAACACCCTGCTGTAATGGAGGCAGTGATCATCGGACTGCCTGATGAAGTCTGGGGAGAAGCAGTATGTGCAGTCATCGTGCCGAAACAGGATGCAATCGTGGATGAGCAGGAGCTTAAGATCTTCTGCCGCCAAAAACTTGCAGGCTATAAAGTTCCGAGGAAGATTTTTATCGAGGAAGCATTGCCGAGGAATGCTTCTGGTAAAATCCTGAAATACCAGCTTCGCCAGAAATTGAATGAAGTGAAGCTAGGATAG
- a CDS encoding acyl-CoA dehydrogenase family protein, whose translation MKHPYLTDDHEIFRRSLRKFLEKEAYPFYDQWEEERMIPRSFWEKMGEQGYLCPDIDEEYGGSEVDWGFAVVINEELERVGSGLVGVGLHNDIVVPYITAYGTEEQKKRWLPKCTTGEIITAIAMTEPGTGSDLANIQTTAILDGDHYVLNGQKTFITNGIQSDLIVVACKTDPKANPKHKGVSLLVVERDTPGFSRGRKLNKVGLHCQDTAELIFEDCRVPKENLLGEEGKGFLYLMEKLQQERLLVAIAAQTASEVMLKQTIEYVKSREAFGKPVSKFQNTQFKIVEMATEIEMSRAFLDQLIAEHIEGKDVVTKVSMAKWKLTDSAKKIAAECMQLHGGYGYMEEYEIARRFRDIPVASIYAGTNEIMKTIIAKNLGL comes from the coding sequence ATGAAGCACCCTTATTTAACGGATGACCACGAAATTTTTCGCAGGTCACTAAGGAAGTTTTTAGAAAAGGAAGCCTATCCCTTCTATGACCAGTGGGAGGAGGAGCGGATGATTCCGCGCTCCTTCTGGGAGAAGATGGGCGAGCAAGGCTATCTTTGTCCGGATATCGATGAGGAATACGGCGGCAGTGAGGTTGACTGGGGATTCGCGGTTGTCATCAATGAAGAACTCGAGCGTGTGGGTTCAGGCCTGGTTGGTGTAGGTTTGCATAATGACATCGTGGTTCCATATATCACTGCCTACGGTACAGAGGAGCAGAAAAAACGCTGGCTGCCGAAATGTACGACAGGTGAAATCATCACCGCGATTGCGATGACGGAGCCGGGAACAGGTTCGGACCTGGCGAACATCCAGACAACAGCCATCCTTGATGGAGATCACTATGTTTTAAATGGGCAGAAAACCTTCATTACAAACGGCATACAGTCCGATTTGATTGTCGTTGCCTGTAAAACCGATCCAAAGGCGAATCCGAAGCATAAAGGGGTAAGCTTGCTTGTTGTTGAGCGTGACACACCTGGGTTTTCACGTGGAAGGAAGCTGAATAAGGTAGGACTGCACTGCCAGGATACCGCAGAGCTCATTTTTGAGGACTGCCGGGTACCAAAGGAAAACCTGCTTGGAGAAGAAGGGAAGGGATTCCTTTATCTAATGGAAAAGCTCCAGCAGGAACGCCTGCTTGTCGCGATCGCCGCACAGACAGCATCTGAAGTCATGCTAAAGCAGACGATCGAATATGTGAAAAGCCGTGAAGCGTTTGGCAAGCCGGTCAGCAAATTCCAGAATACGCAATTCAAGATTGTCGAGATGGCAACAGAAATAGAGATGAGCAGGGCTTTTCTTGACCAGCTGATTGCTGAGCATATTGAAGGCAAGGATGTTGTAACAAAGGTATCGATGGCCAAGTGGAAGCTGACAGACAGCGCGAAAAAAATCGCCGCTGAATGCATGCAGCTCCATGGCGGTTATGGATATATGGAAGAATACGAGATTGCGAGAAGATTCCGTGACATCCCGGTTGCCAGCATTTACGCCGGAACAAATGAAATCATGAAAACCATCATCGCTAAAAACCTTGGCTTATAG
- a CDS encoding thiolase family protein, translating into MREVVIVEAVRTPVGRRKGLLKDIRPDELAALVLKEVVNRAGIDAGLVEDVILGCVTQAGEQAGDIARVAALTAGFPIEVPGTTIDRQCGSSQQAVHFAAQAILAGDMDVVIAGGVENMTRVPMGSNYQDANPFSPKLRKQYEMIHQGLSAERIAEKYGFTRQELDEFSAESHRRALKAQAEGYFEKEIMPLEVTLENGETTLMTEDSGPREGTTPEVLAGLKTVFKEDGVIHAGNASQISDGAGALLLMSREKAEELGLKPRFKVHTRVVVGSDPTLMLTGPIPATEKVLKKAGLKLEDIDVFEVNEAFAPVPMAWLKETGADPAKLNPNGGAIALGHPLGASGARLMISMMHELERTGGRYGLQTMCEGHGMANATIIERLD; encoded by the coding sequence ATGCGTGAAGTTGTAATCGTCGAAGCTGTCAGGACACCTGTCGGCAGAAGGAAAGGGTTATTAAAAGATATCAGGCCGGATGAGCTGGCTGCCCTGGTTCTAAAAGAAGTGGTGAACCGTGCTGGAATCGATGCCGGGCTTGTTGAAGATGTCATCCTCGGCTGTGTGACTCAAGCAGGAGAACAGGCCGGCGATATTGCCAGAGTGGCCGCTTTGACAGCAGGTTTCCCAATTGAAGTACCAGGAACAACGATTGACCGTCAATGTGGATCCAGCCAGCAGGCTGTCCATTTTGCTGCCCAGGCGATCCTTGCTGGGGACATGGATGTTGTCATTGCCGGCGGAGTTGAGAATATGACACGTGTTCCAATGGGTTCCAATTATCAGGATGCCAACCCATTCAGCCCTAAATTAAGAAAACAATACGAGATGATCCATCAGGGACTTTCCGCTGAAAGGATCGCGGAGAAATACGGTTTTACCCGCCAAGAACTTGATGAGTTCTCTGCAGAAAGCCACCGCCGTGCTTTAAAGGCACAGGCAGAGGGTTATTTTGAAAAAGAAATCATGCCGCTTGAGGTCACCCTCGAAAATGGTGAAACAACTTTGATGACCGAGGATTCAGGGCCACGTGAAGGAACGACCCCAGAAGTTCTCGCAGGATTGAAAACGGTCTTCAAAGAGGATGGTGTCATCCATGCCGGTAACGCGAGCCAAATCAGTGACGGAGCTGGTGCCTTGCTTCTGATGAGCCGTGAAAAAGCGGAGGAATTAGGCTTGAAACCGCGCTTCAAGGTTCACACCAGGGTAGTGGTAGGATCCGATCCGACATTGATGCTGACAGGGCCAATCCCGGCAACGGAAAAAGTCCTCAAAAAAGCCGGCCTGAAGCTGGAGGATATAGATGTATTCGAGGTGAACGAAGCATTCGCCCCGGTACCGATGGCATGGCTGAAGGAAACAGGAGCAGACCCTGCAAAACTCAATCCAAATGGCGGCGCCATTGCGCTTGGCCACCCTCTTGGAGCGAGCGGCGCCCGCTTGATGATTTCGATGATGCACGAACTCGAACGGACCGGAGGACGCTACGGCTTGCAGACAATGTGCGAGGGCCATGGCATGGCTAACGCAACTATTATTGAGCGGTTAGATTAA
- a CDS encoding CaiB/BaiF CoA-transferase family protein: protein MLDRIKIVDFTNYIPGPFATLRLAELGAEVIKIEAPEGDPARNTGNGYVFNAHNRGKKSLVINLKQSEGKMLALDLLARADVVVESFRPGVMDKLGLGYEAVKKINPGIVYCSVTGYGINGEMSKLGSHDLNYMSLSGALAQMKDSSGRPVHPSHTFSDYIGGLAASERILAALVARGGTGEGSYHCISIADSMASLMANHVLIEKETGYQNGVSVLNGTVIGYGLYETKDGRYVSLGALEPKFWNNFCRAVGREDWLPAHYSRPENSNPVYLELVDLFKSKLLSEWADFGMRVDCCLTPVLEAGELAQYPYWSAKKFVMPEGQIKMHADLPSQPQAASPKKGEQTEEILQDWLSLKSSN from the coding sequence ATGTTAGACAGAATTAAAATAGTGGATTTCACCAATTATATCCCTGGTCCTTTCGCAACTCTCAGGCTGGCTGAGCTTGGTGCTGAGGTGATTAAAATCGAAGCGCCGGAGGGAGACCCGGCAAGGAACACAGGGAACGGTTATGTATTCAACGCGCATAATCGCGGAAAAAAGAGTCTTGTCATCAACCTGAAGCAGTCAGAAGGAAAGATGCTGGCCCTTGACCTGCTGGCAAGGGCGGATGTGGTGGTTGAGAGCTTCAGGCCAGGAGTGATGGATAAGCTGGGACTTGGATATGAAGCTGTGAAAAAAATAAACCCCGGTATCGTCTATTGCTCGGTCACTGGATACGGAATAAATGGAGAGATGAGCAAACTTGGAAGTCATGACCTGAATTATATGAGCTTGAGCGGTGCTCTTGCCCAGATGAAAGACAGCTCGGGAAGGCCGGTACACCCATCCCATACTTTTTCTGATTATATCGGCGGGCTGGCGGCCAGTGAACGTATCCTTGCTGCTCTTGTTGCCAGGGGTGGAACCGGAGAGGGCAGCTATCACTGTATTTCCATTGCAGACAGTATGGCATCATTGATGGCAAACCATGTCCTGATTGAAAAAGAAACAGGCTATCAAAATGGTGTTTCTGTTCTGAACGGTACAGTCATTGGGTATGGGCTGTATGAAACAAAGGATGGCCGTTATGTCAGCCTCGGAGCGCTGGAGCCAAAGTTCTGGAACAATTTTTGCCGAGCAGTCGGCCGGGAGGATTGGTTACCTGCGCATTATTCCAGACCGGAAAACTCCAATCCTGTTTATCTTGAGCTTGTTGATTTATTTAAAAGCAAGTTGCTCTCAGAATGGGCGGATTTTGGCATGAGGGTCGATTGCTGCCTTACACCTGTACTTGAAGCGGGAGAGCTTGCTCAATATCCATATTGGAGCGCGAAGAAATTTGTAATGCCAGAAGGCCAGATTAAAATGCATGCAGATTTGCCGTCGCAACCGCAAGCAGCTTCGCCTAAAAAAGGAGAACAGACAGAAGAAATTTTGCAAGATTGGCTTAGTCTAAAAAGCAGCAATTAG